From a region of the Helianthus annuus cultivar XRQ/B chromosome 5, HanXRQr2.0-SUNRISE, whole genome shotgun sequence genome:
- the LOC110943442 gene encoding transcription factor AP-1-like produces the protein MGESSHPVSEVTSAPIAPPPPQDFGDPIPAYTSVAAYNPFEQTIHTGYKFTEDPYWVAANYNSLHPEGTFGGPWATGQSTYGYPSYGYQQSQPPQPPHYPLPPQAPMMSPPQVQEILQGINEVRREMRHELREDRRHNRGMFKKMVDLIKGKSKKDY, from the coding sequence atgggagaatcttcaCATCCCGTCTCAGAAGTAACTTCTGCACCAatcgcgccaccaccaccacaggattTCGGAGACCCAATCCCTGCTTATACTAGCGTGGCAGCATACAATCCCTTCGAGCAGACGATCCACACAGGTTATAAATTTACAGAGGATCCCTACTGGGTAGCTGCGAACTACAACTCTCTCCATCCGGAAggtacttttggaggtccctgggctacgggacaatcgacCTATGGATACCCATCATATGGATATCAGCAGTcgcagcctcctcaaccaccgcatTATCCGCTACCACCGCAGGCACCGATGATGTCGCCGCcacaagttcaagaaatccttcaaGGGATAAATGAAGTGCGACGAGAGATGCGGCATGAATTACGGGAGGATCGTCGGCATAATCGTGGGATGTTTAAGAAAATGGTGGATTTAATCAAGGGAAAAAGCAAGAAGGACTACTAA
- the LOC110941015 gene encoding putative F-box protein At1g47790, protein MQTLEQQQEKPDDRIRSAPKISYPEEIIEEIFSRLPVKSILRFRSLSKSWLSIISGPPFTKLQINRATRTALFISVRDRGNGYRHLFSGSLDGGSVTHLMKIDTPYVDQNTEAEHSNGLVCFSYGDLFYDNHITLVLNPSTHKFFELPHPVVSDDNYIMCNFFGFDESRNEHKILNISQTFESDAIEIMIFSLSNYLWRKIDVDRPVNISRIDTGISVCVNSTIHLMLEDPLEILAFDLRTDKFSIVKIPLISGLQDRYRWIRLIKTNGLLGIVCHDLVEEGNKMHIWILQDYEKRVWVRETIRFPGSWKKMGRPFPWDSGNTDKIFFSPSVLSEDLFEVPVYDMKSRCFKSIQLNLDHQFARPGAVELEEIKCYVESLIPLQNDTCI, encoded by the coding sequence ATGCAAACCCTAGAACAACAACAAGAAAAACCCGATGATCGAATTCGATCGGCGCCCAAAATCTCATACCCTGAAGAAATAATCGAAgagatcttctccagactccccGTCAAATCCATCCTCCGGTTCAGATCCCTCTCCAAATCATGGCTCTCGATCATCTCCGGTCCACCATTCACCAAACTTCAGATCAATCGCGCCACCCGCACCGCCTTATTCATTTCCGTTCGCGATCGAGGCAATGGCTACCGACACTTATTCTCTGGCTCTCTTGACGGCGGTTCAGTCACTCATCTAATGAAAATCGACACCCCTTATGTTGACCAGAACACAGAAGCCGAACATTCGAACGGTTTAGTATGTTTTAGTTACGGGGATTTGTTTTATGATAATCATATCACTTTGGTTCTTAACCCAAGCACGCATAAGTTTTTTGAACTCCCTCATCCGGTGGTTTCTGATGACAATTATATCATGTGTAACTTCTTCGGGTTCGATGAATCAAGAAACGAACACAAGATTTTGAACATAAGTCAGACTTTTGAATCTGATGCAATCGAGATCATGATTTTCTCCCTCTCAAATTACTTATGGAGAAAGATCGATGTGGATCGTCCTGTTAATATTAGTCGGATTGACACGGGCATTAGTGTTTGTGTTAATAGCACCATACATCTGATGCTTGAAGACCCACTGGAAATTTTGGCATTCGATTTAagaacagacaagttttccattGTTAAGATTCCTCTAATTTCCGGGCTCCAAGATAGGTATCGATGGATACGCCTCATAAAAACCAATGGCTTGTTAGGCATCGTTTGTCATGATCTTGTGGAGGAAGGCAACAAAATGCACATCTGGATACTGCAAGACTATGAAAAACGAGTTTGGGTAAGAGAAACCATCAGGTTCCCTGGGTCTTGGAAGAAAATGGGTCGTCCTTTCCCGTGGGATTCTGGCAATACGGACAAGATTTTCTTTTCCCCAAGTGTATTGTCTGAGGATTTGTTTGAAGTACCCGTCTATGACATGAAGAGTAGATGTTTTAAATCAATTCAACTCAATCTTGATCATCAATTTGCAAGGCCAGGAGCGGTGGAGTTGGAGGAAATCAAGTGTTATGTTGAAAGCCTCATTCCCTTACAGAATGATACATGCATTTGA